From the Jilunia laotingensis genome, the window TATGAGTAGTAATATTTTTCTAATCATCGCTCTTGTCACGACAGGCATTTTCCTCGTTCAATTCATCCTATCCATCTTCTTCGGGGATATAGATGCAGACACGGATGTTGACACGGACATCAGCAGTGTGGTATCTTTCAAAGGTCTGACGCATTTTGGCATCGGGTTCGGATGGTATATGTATCTGCAACAGACACCGGACGTAATGACTTACATCATCGGGATAGCCGTAGGGCTATTGTTCGTAATTGCAGTATGGTACCTTTATAAAAAGGCTTACCAATTGCAACAAGTGAATCGTGCTGAGAAAACGGACCAGTTGGTGGGACGCGAATGCACTATTTACTTCAACCGGGGTGAAGGGAAATACTCCGTACAGGTGAAACGAGACGGAGCAATGAGAGAGGTGGACGTGACATCCGAAACAGCTAAAAAGTACCAAACGGGCGACAAAGCTATCATATCTGCTTATAAAGAAGGAGTTCTTTACATAAATTGAGAATTGAAAAATAATTAATTAATAAACTCAGAAACAAGAGAAAACTATGACTCAGGAAATGATGATTATGGCTGCCATTCTGGTAGCAGTGATTCTACTTACATTTATCGGAATCCTTTCCCGCTATCGCAAATGTAAAAGTGACGAAGTATTAGTTGTTTATGGTAAGACGGGAGGCGATAAGAAATCCGCCAAACTTTACCACGGTGGAGCAGCATTCGTATGGCCTATCGTGCAAGGGTATGAATTCTTGTCGATGAAACCGATGCAGATCGATTGTAAGTTGACAGGGGCACTATCCGCACAAAATATCCGTGTAGATGTACCGACTACTATCACAGTCGCTATCAGCACAGATCCGGAAGTAATGCAAAATGCAGCGGAACGTATGCTGGGGCTGACCATGGACGACAAACAAAACCTGATTACGGATGTGGTTTACGGACAGATGCGTCTGGTCATTGCCGATATGACGATCGAAGAATTGAATTCGGACCGTGACAAGTTCCTGTCGAAGGTAAAAGATAATATTGATACGGAATTGCGTAAATTCGGTTTGTACCTGATGAATATTAACATCAGTGATATTCGCGATGCAGCCAACTATATCGTAAACTTAGGTAAAGAAGCTGAAAGTAAGGCGCAGAATGAGGCACAGGCTAACATTGAAGAACAAGAGAAACTGGGTGCCATCAAAATCGCCAACCAGATAAAGGAACGCGAAACGAAAGTAGCGGAAACCAGAAAAGACCAGGATATAGCCATTGCCGAAACCAAAAAGTTACAGGAAATCTCAGTGGCTAATGCAGATAAGGATCGTATCTCACAGGTAGCTTTGGCAAATGCCGAGAAAGAATCGCAGGTAGCTAAAGCGGAAGCAGACAAGAACATTCGTATCGAACAAGCAAATACCGAAAAAGAGAGCCGCATAGCTGAATTGAATTCGGATATGGAAATCAAACAGGCTGAAGCCGGAAAGAAGGCAGCCATCGGTCGGAATGAGGCACAAAAAGAGATTGCAAAATCGGATGCCGAACTTGCCGTAACGCAAGCGAATGCAGACAAGGAGGCCGGTGAAGCAGCCGCCAAATCGGAAGCAGCCGTTCAGACTGCCCGCGAAATTGCCCAGAAAGAGGTAGAAGAAGCCAAAGCACGTAAAGTGGAGTCTTCATTGAAAGCAGAAAAGATTGTTCCGGCAGAGGTAGCCCGCCAAGAAGCGATCTTACAGGCGGAAGCCGTAGCAGAAAAAATCACCCGCGAAGCTGAAGCACGCGCAAAAGCGACATTGGCACAGGCAGAAGCAGAGGCAAAAGCAATCCAAATGAAACTGGAAGCGGAAGCGGAAGGAAAGAAACGCTCGTTACTGGCCGAAGCGGAAGGTTTTGAAGCCATGGTACGTGCGGCAGAGTCCAATCCGGCCATTGCCATCCAATACAAGATGGTAGACCAGTGGAAAGAGATTGCCGGAGAACAGGTGAAGGCATTCGAACATATGAATTTAGGAAATATCACCGTATTCGACGGAGGAAACGGAAGTACAAGCAATTTCCTGAATACTTTGGTTAAGACGGTAGCACCCAGTTTGGGAGTACTCGATAAACTTCCGATTGGAGAGACAGTGAAGGGAATCATTCACCCGTCAGAAAAAGAAGAGGGAAAGAAAGAAGAAAAGAAAGAGGAGAAGAAGAAATAAAAATTAATTGTGCAGGTGACTGATGGAAACATTATTCACCTGCATTTTTATGCCTTTGATGCAAAAAGTATATCTTTGCAGCTACAAAACAAAAATATATTTTTATCCATGTACCGTTATCATTATCCAATCTGTTTATTCTTACTTATCGGACTCACCACCCTTGCAGGATGCAAGAAGAAAGACATGTCGCTCAAACTGAATGAGCCAAGAAATATAAAAGGAGTCATCAGCTACAAACGTTCGTTCGGTGATTTGAACGACATACATCTGAAGGTTGCCAAAAACACAGGCATCCAACCGTTAAATTCGCGTGAAGAAGCGGAACAGATGAAAGAGAAATTGGTACATATCGCCTCTAATGAGTATTATAGTGTAGACTCCCTGACACACTCCATCCCCTACCTTACTCCGCGCGCCAGCATGTTGCTCGACACTATCGGTGCCAACTTCCTCGATTCGCTTACAGCAAAAGGATTGAATCCTAACCAAGTTATAGTGACTTCCGTACTTCGCACGCAGGATGATGTAAAACGGTTGCGCAAGCGTAATGGAAATGCTTCCAAAAACTCTGCCCATTTCTATGGAACAACTTTCGACGTGAGTTGGAAACGTTTCAAGAAAATAGAGGATGAAGACGGAAGACCTTTACAAGATGTCAGCGCAGATACTCTGAAACTGGTATTGTCCGAAGTGTTGAGGGATTTGAAGAAGGCGGATAAATGCTATATCAAATATGAATTGAAACAAGGTTGCTTCCATATCACGGCAAGATGATGAAGTTGGAAAAATCTCGGGTAATTGCCTGAAACGCAATTACCCGATTACATCATCTTCTTTATTGAATGGATACAAGTTTCGTTGTCCAGTCTGCAAGATAAAGGGGAATATTTATCAAGTTACCGTCCTTTTTAAGATTATTCAATGAATACCTGACTTTGTATGCCGGCTTATAATTCAGATCATATACAGACAGACTTTTTCCTCCAAGCCGAGTATCCGATTTTACTTCAACAGGAACAATATTAACACCCATCTGGATAACAAAATCAACTTCCGCCTTGCCTACTGATGCCCAATAACGAGGCAATATTTCTAATTGACATACCAAAGACTGCAATACATAATTTTCTGCCAATGCACCTTTAAATTCTGTATAAGTCGCATTCCCTGACAGAACAACTTCCGCTGGCAAACCTGCCAACTCACGCAACAAACCTACGTCCGAAAGATATATCTTAAACGCGGAAAGATCATCATAACTTTTAAGCGGCAAAAATGGTTTCGAACAACAAAAAACGCGATAAATCAGTCCTGCATTTTCCAACCATAACAAAGCATCCTCGTAATCCCGCGCTCTCACCCCCGGTTTTACCATTTTATAAATAAACTTTCGGTTCTCTTTTGCTAACTGGCTCGGTATCGAATTCCATACGCTAATAATTCGTGGTATATCTTTCTTGTCCGCATGCTTAGAAAAGTCAAGTGAATATGCATCTAGAATAAAACGTTGTTCTCGTTTCACTGCCTCCATCCCCCTATTTTCCATAAATGCTTTCACAGCGGCAGGCATTCCACCCACAATAAGATATTGGCGATAGAATTCTGTCAGTTTATCCACCACAATCTGAGGAAGAGGTTCTATAACGGACAATTCTTCTACAAATTGGTATAACTTCTCGTCATTGACATTCAGAAATTCTTTAAAAGTCAATGGATATAGTTCCAGAAATTCAACCTTTCCTACCGGAAACGAATCCCCCTTGGATAATTCGCCCCCCAATAAAGAGCCAGCTGCAACAACTGTATATTCAGGCGCATCTTCACAGAAATATTTTAAGGCGTTCAGTGCTTTGTTACATTCTTGGATTTCATCAAAAACAATCAGAGTCTTATGGGGTAAGATAGGGTTATCCGTATGCAATTTTAGTTGCTGAACAATCCTTTCCGGATCTTTCGTATTATCAAATATTTCATTCAATGACTCATCTTTGTCAAAATTGAAACTTGCCACATGTTCAAAGTCCGTATGACCGAAATGTTCCAATATCCATGTCTTACCGGTCTGTCTGGCTCCCTTCAGGATTAGGGGTTTTCTATCCGGTCTCTCTTTCCAGCTTCTTAAATCCTCAATGATACTACGATACAATTCCATAACAAATCAATTTTATGTTCCTAAAAATGGCAAAAACGCACAAAATATGTTCCTATTTTTAGCAAAACGGACATAACAAAGAAAAGTATAGAAATGTAAATTGATTATCCATCTTGCAACTCTCGAAAACATTAGAAAGCAATCCACCAGCTTCAAGCAGATATACTTCCCAAATGCTCTAAAAAAGCAAACTTGCCTCTAAGGAAAGCTGACACCCTAAAATATTTAGGCAAGAACAAGCAAAGTATCCAAACCTTTCACTAAATTTGCGGATATTTTTCTTTAAAATGATTCAATGATAGAAAAAGTTATTGTTCTTGAGGATATTGATCCGGTGATTTTTTACGGTGTAAACAACGCCAATATACAATTAATTAAAGCTTTGTACCCCAAGCTACGTATCGTTGCCCGCGGAAATATAATCAAAGTACTGGGTGACGAGGAGGAGATGTGTGCTTTTGAAGAAAACATTGTGAAACTAGAGAAATATTGTGCCGACTATAATTCTCTGAAAGAAGAAGTTATCATCGATATCATCAAAGGAAATGCTCCCCAAGCAGAGAAAGCAGGAAACGTCATTGTCTTCAGTGTGACGGGAAAACCGATTATACCACGCAGCGAGAATCAATTGAAATTAGTGGAAGGTTTTGCCAAAAATGATATGGTATTCGCTATCGGTCCCGCCGGTTCGGGTAAAACATATACAGCAATCGCCTTGGCAGTACGAGCTTT encodes:
- a CDS encoding flotillin family protein: MTQEMMIMAAILVAVILLTFIGILSRYRKCKSDEVLVVYGKTGGDKKSAKLYHGGAAFVWPIVQGYEFLSMKPMQIDCKLTGALSAQNIRVDVPTTITVAISTDPEVMQNAAERMLGLTMDDKQNLITDVVYGQMRLVIADMTIEELNSDRDKFLSKVKDNIDTELRKFGLYLMNINISDIRDAANYIVNLGKEAESKAQNEAQANIEEQEKLGAIKIANQIKERETKVAETRKDQDIAIAETKKLQEISVANADKDRISQVALANAEKESQVAKAEADKNIRIEQANTEKESRIAELNSDMEIKQAEAGKKAAIGRNEAQKEIAKSDAELAVTQANADKEAGEAAAKSEAAVQTAREIAQKEVEEAKARKVESSLKAEKIVPAEVARQEAILQAEAVAEKITREAEARAKATLAQAEAEAKAIQMKLEAEAEGKKRSLLAEAEGFEAMVRAAESNPAIAIQYKMVDQWKEIAGEQVKAFEHMNLGNITVFDGGNGSTSNFLNTLVKTVAPSLGVLDKLPIGETVKGIIHPSEKEEGKKEEKKEEKKK
- a CDS encoding DUF5715 family protein encodes the protein MYRYHYPICLFLLIGLTTLAGCKKKDMSLKLNEPRNIKGVISYKRSFGDLNDIHLKVAKNTGIQPLNSREEAEQMKEKLVHIASNEYYSVDSLTHSIPYLTPRASMLLDTIGANFLDSLTAKGLNPNQVIVTSVLRTQDDVKRLRKRNGNASKNSAHFYGTTFDVSWKRFKKIEDEDGRPLQDVSADTLKLVLSEVLRDLKKADKCYIKYELKQGCFHITAR
- a CDS encoding ATP-binding protein, whose product is MELYRSIIEDLRSWKERPDRKPLILKGARQTGKTWILEHFGHTDFEHVASFNFDKDESLNEIFDNTKDPERIVQQLKLHTDNPILPHKTLIVFDEIQECNKALNALKYFCEDAPEYTVVAAGSLLGGELSKGDSFPVGKVEFLELYPLTFKEFLNVNDEKLYQFVEELSVIEPLPQIVVDKLTEFYRQYLIVGGMPAAVKAFMENRGMEAVKREQRFILDAYSLDFSKHADKKDIPRIISVWNSIPSQLAKENRKFIYKMVKPGVRARDYEDALLWLENAGLIYRVFCCSKPFLPLKSYDDLSAFKIYLSDVGLLRELAGLPAEVVLSGNATYTEFKGALAENYVLQSLVCQLEILPRYWASVGKAEVDFVIQMGVNIVPVEVKSDTRLGGKSLSVYDLNYKPAYKVRYSLNNLKKDGNLINIPLYLADWTTKLVSIQ